One segment of Desmodus rotundus isolate HL8 chromosome 6, HLdesRot8A.1, whole genome shotgun sequence DNA contains the following:
- the SHH gene encoding sonic hedgehog protein isoform X1, which produces MDEMLLVARCLLVALVSSLLMCSGLACGPGRGFGKRRHPKKLTPLAYKQFIPNVAEKTLGASGRYEGKISRNSERFKELTPNYNPDIIFKDEENTGADRLMTQRCKDKLNALAISVMNQWPGVKLRVTEGWDEDGHHSEESLHYEGRAVDITTSDRDRSKYGMLARLAVEAGFDWVYYESKAHIHCSVKAENSVAAKSGGCFPGSATVHLEQGGTKLVKDLRPGDRVLAADDQGRLLYSDFLTFLDRDDGAKKVFYVIETREPRERLLLTAAHLLFVAPHNDSGLGRPPGGAPGRRALFASRVRPGQRVYVVAERGGDRRLLPAAVHSVTLHEEAAGAYAPLTAQGTILINRVLASCYAVIEEHSWAHRAFAPFRLAHALLAALAPGRTDRGGDGDGGGGGRAPQPAPGAPGPADASGAAGVHWYSQLLYQIGTWLLDSETLHPLGMAVKSS; this is translated from the exons ATGGACGAGATGCTGCTGGTGGCGAGATGTCTGCTGGTTGCGCTGGTCTCCTCGCTGCTGATGTGCTCGGGGCTGGCGTGCGGACCCGGCCGGGGGTTTGGGAAGAGGCGGCACCCCAAAAAGCTGACCCCTTTAGCCTACAAGCAGTTCATCCCCAACGTGGCCGAGAAGACCCTGGGGGCCAGTGGAAGATACGAAGGGAAGATCTCACGGAACTCGGAGCGGTTTAAGGAACTCACCCCCAATTACAACCCCGACATAATATTTAAGGATGAGGAGAACACGGGAGCGGACCGGCTGATGACTCAG agaTGCAAAGACAAGTTAAATGCCCTGGCCATCTCTGTGATGAACCAGTGGCCCGGCGTGAAGCTGCGGGTGACCGAGGGCTGGGACGAGGACGGCCACCACTCGGAGGAGTCGCTGCACTATGAGGGCCGCGCCGTGGACATCACCACGTCGGACCGCGACCGCAGCAAGTATGGCATGCTGGCGCGCCTGGCGGTGGAGGCCGGCTTCGACTGGGTGTACTACGAGTCCAAAGCACACATCCACTGCTCCGTGAAAGCAG AGAACTCAGTGGCGGCCAAGTCGGGCGGCTGCTTCCCGGGCTCGGCCACGGTGCACCTGGAGCAGGGCGGCACCAAGCTGGTGAAGGACCTGCGCCCCGGGGACCGCGTGCTGGCGGCCGACGACCAGGGCCGGCTGCTCTACAGCGATTTCCTCACTTTCCTGGACCGCGACGACGGCGCCAAGAAGGTTTTCTACGTGATCGAGACGCGCGAGCCCCGCGAGCGCCTGCTGCTCACCGCCGCGCACCTGCTCTTCGTGGCGCCGCACAACGACTCGGGCCTGGGGCGGCCGCCGGGGGGCGCGCCCGGGCGCCGGGCGCTCTTCGCCAGCCGCGTGCGGCCGGGCCAGCGGGTGTACGTGGTGGCCGAGCGCGGCGGGGACCGCCGGCTCCTGCCCGCCGCGGTGCACAGCGTGACGCTGCACGAGGAGGCCGCGGGCGCGTACGCGCCGCTCACGGCGCAGGGCACCATCCTCATCAACCGGGTGCTGGCGTCGTGCTACGCGGTCATCGAGGAGCACAGCTGGGCGCACCGGGCCTTCGCGCCCTTCCGCCTGGCGCACGCGCTGCTGGCCGCGCTGGCGCCGGGGCGCACGGACCGCGGCGGGGACGGGGACGGCGGGGGCGGCGGCCGCGCCCCCCAGCCGGCGCCGGGCGCGCCGGGGCCAGCGGACGCGTCGGGGGCGGCGGGCGTCCACTGGTACTCGCAGCTGCTCTACCAAATAGGCACCTGGCTGTTGGACAGCGAGACGCTGCACCCGCTGGGCATGGCGGTCAAGTCCAGCTGA
- the SHH gene encoding sonic hedgehog protein isoform X2: MQRCKDKLNALAISVMNQWPGVKLRVTEGWDEDGHHSEESLHYEGRAVDITTSDRDRSKYGMLARLAVEAGFDWVYYESKAHIHCSVKAENSVAAKSGGCFPGSATVHLEQGGTKLVKDLRPGDRVLAADDQGRLLYSDFLTFLDRDDGAKKVFYVIETREPRERLLLTAAHLLFVAPHNDSGLGRPPGGAPGRRALFASRVRPGQRVYVVAERGGDRRLLPAAVHSVTLHEEAAGAYAPLTAQGTILINRVLASCYAVIEEHSWAHRAFAPFRLAHALLAALAPGRTDRGGDGDGGGGGRAPQPAPGAPGPADASGAAGVHWYSQLLYQIGTWLLDSETLHPLGMAVKSS; encoded by the exons ATGCAG agaTGCAAAGACAAGTTAAATGCCCTGGCCATCTCTGTGATGAACCAGTGGCCCGGCGTGAAGCTGCGGGTGACCGAGGGCTGGGACGAGGACGGCCACCACTCGGAGGAGTCGCTGCACTATGAGGGCCGCGCCGTGGACATCACCACGTCGGACCGCGACCGCAGCAAGTATGGCATGCTGGCGCGCCTGGCGGTGGAGGCCGGCTTCGACTGGGTGTACTACGAGTCCAAAGCACACATCCACTGCTCCGTGAAAGCAG AGAACTCAGTGGCGGCCAAGTCGGGCGGCTGCTTCCCGGGCTCGGCCACGGTGCACCTGGAGCAGGGCGGCACCAAGCTGGTGAAGGACCTGCGCCCCGGGGACCGCGTGCTGGCGGCCGACGACCAGGGCCGGCTGCTCTACAGCGATTTCCTCACTTTCCTGGACCGCGACGACGGCGCCAAGAAGGTTTTCTACGTGATCGAGACGCGCGAGCCCCGCGAGCGCCTGCTGCTCACCGCCGCGCACCTGCTCTTCGTGGCGCCGCACAACGACTCGGGCCTGGGGCGGCCGCCGGGGGGCGCGCCCGGGCGCCGGGCGCTCTTCGCCAGCCGCGTGCGGCCGGGCCAGCGGGTGTACGTGGTGGCCGAGCGCGGCGGGGACCGCCGGCTCCTGCCCGCCGCGGTGCACAGCGTGACGCTGCACGAGGAGGCCGCGGGCGCGTACGCGCCGCTCACGGCGCAGGGCACCATCCTCATCAACCGGGTGCTGGCGTCGTGCTACGCGGTCATCGAGGAGCACAGCTGGGCGCACCGGGCCTTCGCGCCCTTCCGCCTGGCGCACGCGCTGCTGGCCGCGCTGGCGCCGGGGCGCACGGACCGCGGCGGGGACGGGGACGGCGGGGGCGGCGGCCGCGCCCCCCAGCCGGCGCCGGGCGCGCCGGGGCCAGCGGACGCGTCGGGGGCGGCGGGCGTCCACTGGTACTCGCAGCTGCTCTACCAAATAGGCACCTGGCTGTTGGACAGCGAGACGCTGCACCCGCTGGGCATGGCGGTCAAGTCCAGCTGA